In a genomic window of Mucilaginibacter sp. KACC 22063:
- the porV gene encoding type IX secretion system outer membrane channel protein PorV encodes MKRTVLYLSLLFSATSLKAQVLNGGVNTNGSQSNAILTAVPFLNIAPDARSSGMGDAGVALEPTTYATFWNPSALAFLEDGKNISLSYSPWMRRITPDANLGYVNFSQKVGQRSAIGFSLRYFNLGEVSTYDYNENPLGSYHPNELSLDAAYARKFGPNFSLSLSLRYIRSSIVRSGASIDGANGKTGNAVAADVSLYYRKPIDQFGTTGTFSFGTNISNIGTKMSYYSVGQSYFLPTNLKIGAADMIKLDDMNQFTIAFDINKLLVPTPPLRDQNGNIIKGKNDDRSVVSGIFGSFTDAPGGFSEEIKEVAFSPGVEYMYNHIFALRTGYFYEAPSKGNRQYLTLGAGLNVKGFNFDFSYLVASQQNSPLANTLRFSLNYNFK; translated from the coding sequence ATGAAAAGAACCGTTTTATACTTATCACTTCTATTTTCTGCTACTTCATTAAAAGCTCAGGTTTTAAACGGTGGTGTAAATACTAACGGCAGCCAATCAAATGCCATACTTACAGCTGTGCCATTTTTAAATATAGCACCAGATGCGCGCTCAAGCGGCATGGGTGATGCAGGCGTAGCACTTGAACCAACTACGTATGCCACCTTCTGGAACCCTTCGGCACTTGCCTTTTTAGAGGACGGTAAAAACATTTCGCTTTCTTATAGTCCGTGGATGCGCAGAATAACACCCGATGCTAACCTGGGTTATGTTAACTTCAGCCAAAAAGTGGGCCAGCGTAGCGCAATTGGATTCTCTTTACGCTATTTTAACCTGGGCGAGGTTAGTACCTATGACTATAATGAAAACCCGCTGGGTTCTTACCATCCCAACGAACTTTCTTTAGATGCGGCTTATGCCCGTAAATTTGGCCCTAATTTTTCACTTAGTTTATCATTGAGATATATCAGATCGAGCATTGTACGAAGTGGTGCAAGTATCGATGGCGCAAATGGCAAAACAGGTAACGCTGTAGCTGCTGATGTTTCTTTATACTACAGAAAGCCTATTGATCAATTTGGTACAACGGGAACATTCTCCTTTGGTACCAACATCTCAAATATTGGCACTAAAATGAGCTATTACAGCGTTGGACAGTCTTACTTTCTGCCTACCAATTTAAAAATTGGGGCTGCAGATATGATAAAGCTCGACGACATGAACCAGTTTACCATTGCTTTTGATATTAATAAATTGCTGGTGCCTACCCCTCCTCTAAGAGATCAGAACGGCAACATTATTAAAGGTAAAAACGACGACCGTTCTGTGGTTTCGGGCATTTTCGGTTCTTTTACAGATGCACCGGGCGGCTTCAGTGAAGAAATTAAAGAAGTGGCCTTTTCACCAGGTGTAGAATATATGTACAATCATATTTTCGCATTAAGAACAGGTTATTTTTATGAAGCGCCATCAAAAGGTAACAGGCAATACCTTACTTTAGGTGCAGGCTTAAATGTTAAGGGCTTTAACTTTGATTTTTCATATTTAGTGGCCAGCCAGCAAAACAGCCCTTTGGCAAATACACTACGGTTTTCGCTTAACTACAATTTTAAATAA
- a CDS encoding carbamoyltransferase family protein translates to MSKYILGTGLSHNGSTCILKDGKIIVAIEKERLTRLKHDGGNDYLTVQYCLDAAGITVKDLDLIVQAANFEIDISPARYLGRRYFDEDIQIPVITISHHLAHAWSAAAMSPFETCNIMVIDGAGSPYQQCKDLDGAYIPDESLLHGMYCEKDSFYHFDGQKLSTLYKDFSEMRLYDDSNALKLPTTYHSIGGLYSAASNYCFGNMDDAGKLMGLAPYGKEVYDQPLFKLENGRVEVLYDNLNGVFTNPAANYKAFKANFTHYAAIARWVQKETEKAICYLFSDRAIKYPHQNMAYAGGVALNAVANRKLLNTPGIKNLYMQPASGDNGLALGCAYYGWYAVLGNKKVPLSGTSFFGKTYHASHIKEAIDLYQQQHTVKLNYKQTNEYVKEGAALLANGKVIAWFQKGAEFGPRALGHRSILADPRLPSVQLHINQNIKFREDFRPFAPAVLHEDAPVYFENGDESPYMILIDHIKPEWREKLSGVVHTDGTCRVQTVTSDLNPEFYSLIAAFKALTGISVLLNTSFNKKGMPIVETPFEAISMLFDGALDALIIEDFIISK, encoded by the coding sequence ATGAGTAAGTACATTTTAGGTACAGGCCTCTCACATAATGGTTCTACCTGTATCTTAAAAGACGGGAAAATCATAGTAGCCATTGAAAAGGAGCGGCTTACTCGCTTAAAGCATGATGGCGGTAATGATTATCTTACCGTACAGTACTGCCTTGATGCAGCCGGAATAACCGTTAAAGACCTTGACCTTATTGTACAAGCCGCCAACTTTGAAATAGATATTTCGCCTGCCAGGTATTTAGGCCGGCGTTATTTTGATGAGGATATTCAGATACCTGTTATCACCATATCTCATCACCTGGCGCATGCCTGGAGCGCCGCCGCCATGTCTCCTTTTGAAACCTGTAATATCATGGTGATTGACGGCGCAGGCAGCCCTTATCAGCAATGCAAGGATCTGGATGGCGCCTATATCCCAGATGAATCCCTGTTGCATGGAATGTATTGCGAAAAAGATAGCTTTTACCATTTTGATGGCCAAAAGCTATCGACGTTGTACAAGGATTTTTCTGAGATGAGGCTTTACGACGATAGCAATGCCTTAAAATTACCCACTACTTATCACTCTATAGGCGGTTTATACAGTGCAGCAAGTAACTACTGCTTTGGAAATATGGATGATGCCGGTAAACTAATGGGATTAGCTCCGTATGGAAAAGAAGTGTACGATCAGCCATTATTTAAACTTGAAAATGGTAGGGTAGAGGTGTTATATGATAACCTCAATGGGGTATTTACAAATCCTGCTGCAAATTATAAAGCGTTTAAGGCGAATTTTACTCATTACGCAGCTATTGCCCGCTGGGTACAAAAAGAAACTGAGAAAGCCATTTGTTATTTGTTTAGCGATCGTGCAATCAAATATCCGCACCAAAATATGGCGTATGCCGGCGGAGTAGCCTTAAACGCTGTTGCTAACCGCAAGCTGCTAAACACGCCCGGCATAAAAAATTTATACATGCAACCTGCTTCTGGTGATAACGGGCTCGCCCTTGGTTGCGCTTATTATGGCTGGTATGCTGTATTGGGGAATAAGAAAGTGCCGCTTTCGGGTACATCTTTCTTTGGGAAAACATATCATGCTTCGCACATAAAAGAAGCTATTGATTTATACCAACAGCAACACACCGTTAAGCTAAACTATAAACAAACCAACGAATATGTAAAAGAAGGCGCCGCTTTGCTGGCGAACGGAAAGGTAATTGCATGGTTTCAGAAAGGAGCAGAGTTTGGGCCGCGGGCATTGGGCCATCGCAGTATACTTGCCGACCCACGTTTACCAAGTGTACAGCTGCATATTAACCAGAACATAAAATTCAGGGAAGATTTCAGGCCATTTGCGCCAGCTGTATTACACGAAGATGCGCCTGTTTATTTTGAAAATGGCGACGAAAGCCCTTATATGATCCTTATTGATCATATAAAACCCGAATGGCGTGAAAAACTAAGCGGCGTGGTGCATACAGACGGCACTTGCAGGGTACAAACGGTTACATCAGACTTGAACCCGGAATTTTATAGTTTAATAGCGGCTTTTAAAGCATTAACAGGCATAAGTGTATTGCTCAATACATCTTTCAATAAAAAAGGGATGCCAATAGTTGAAACCCCTTTTGAAGCTATAAGTATGTTGTTTGACGGTGCGTTGGACGCGCTGATCATCGAAGACTTTATTATCAGCAAATAG
- a CDS encoding methyltransferase domain-containing protein has protein sequence MADLKYTPVEKISVHKTVSRIQYIKAACNGKNVLDLGCYDETALIKRHSVEYLFDEISSVSKTHIGVDNSPALPKEGLILNEREKILFGDIYDLEDLDINFNAIDIIIAGELIEHLPDTLKFFLSLKKSFAGKRLICSTPNTTSFSNILLSFFSRESAHQDHLQVYSYKTLNTLCQRSGFNSWHIVPYHVKFSEMIMNSAGVKRKVVSACETVVNGIEKVFPMTAGGYIIDVTL, from the coding sequence ATGGCCGATTTAAAATATACGCCCGTCGAAAAAATTTCTGTTCATAAAACCGTATCCCGTATTCAATATATAAAAGCTGCCTGTAATGGGAAGAATGTATTAGACCTGGGTTGTTATGATGAAACTGCTTTAATAAAAAGACATTCAGTTGAGTATTTATTCGATGAAATATCTTCCGTTTCAAAAACGCACATTGGTGTAGACAATTCACCGGCCCTGCCAAAAGAGGGCTTGATATTAAATGAGCGTGAAAAGATATTATTCGGGGATATCTATGATCTTGAAGATCTGGACATTAATTTTAACGCAATTGACATTATTATTGCCGGCGAACTGATTGAGCATTTACCAGATACCCTGAAGTTTTTTTTAAGCCTTAAAAAATCTTTCGCGGGTAAACGTTTAATATGTTCCACACCAAATACCACATCCTTTTCAAATATATTGCTTTCCTTTTTCTCACGCGAGTCTGCTCATCAGGATCACTTGCAGGTATATTCTTATAAAACCCTTAACACGCTTTGTCAGCGAAGCGGCTTTAACAGCTGGCACATAGTGCCCTATCATGTAAAGTTCAGTGAAATGATCATGAATTCGGCCGGTGTAAAGAGAAAAGTAGTTAGCGCATGCGAAACTGTTGTTAATGGAATTGAGAAAGTCTTTCCAATGACGGCCGGTGGCTACATCATTGATGTAACATTGTAG
- a CDS encoding phytanoyl-CoA dioxygenase family protein codes for MTTDLSTITDTMPASTEMGKLGIMQLKRFWYKSSFRAKNLYSSKHPNESTLDKICLYILGLGLEQTYKYLGNNGLTFDEFEDWIIATAGMPIESEVARFNATFQENRPKGTRPVPSVLSAAELDFWNENGYLIIKNAIPKQDCEISVDVICNHIGVDKNDPDTWYTKNDSRQGIMVQLFQHPILIKNRYSDKIRQVFEQLWQRTDIWVSADRVGFNPPETEFYKFQGPDLHWDCSLQLPVPYDLQGILYLNDVAANQGAFTLVPGFQHRVEDWIKSLPPGANPRRQNLHALGSKPIAAEAGDLIIWQQALPHGSSPNTSSKPRFVQYITYHQIDHQDQEVWI; via the coding sequence ATGACAACCGACCTATCAACGATCACTGATACAATGCCCGCGTCTACCGAAATGGGTAAGCTGGGTATCATGCAACTGAAAAGATTCTGGTATAAGAGTTCATTCAGGGCAAAAAACCTTTACTCCAGTAAGCATCCTAACGAGTCAACACTGGACAAGATATGTCTGTATATTTTAGGATTAGGCCTTGAACAAACCTACAAATATCTGGGTAACAACGGGCTTACGTTTGATGAGTTTGAAGACTGGATAATTGCCACAGCCGGTATGCCCATAGAAAGCGAAGTGGCTCGCTTCAATGCTACTTTCCAGGAAAACAGGCCCAAGGGAACTCGTCCTGTTCCATCCGTACTATCAGCCGCCGAATTAGATTTCTGGAACGAAAACGGATACCTTATTATAAAAAATGCCATACCAAAACAGGATTGCGAAATTTCTGTAGACGTGATATGTAATCACATCGGGGTGGATAAAAACGATCCGGATACGTGGTATACTAAAAATGATTCGCGCCAGGGGATTATGGTACAGCTTTTTCAACACCCAATACTTATAAAAAACAGGTACTCGGATAAAATAAGACAGGTATTTGAACAGCTTTGGCAACGAACCGATATATGGGTATCTGCAGACCGGGTTGGTTTTAATCCGCCTGAAACAGAGTTTTACAAGTTTCAGGGGCCAGACCTCCATTGGGATTGCAGCCTGCAATTGCCTGTTCCTTATGATTTACAGGGCATACTTTATCTTAATGATGTTGCAGCTAATCAAGGGGCTTTCACACTTGTGCCTGGCTTTCAGCACCGCGTTGAAGATTGGATTAAATCATTGCCTCCGGGTGCTAATCCAAGACGACAAAACCTGCATGCGCTTGGCAGTAAACCCATAGCAGCAGAAGCCGGTGATTTAATTATTTGGCAGCAGGCATTGCCACATGGCAGCAGCCCCAACACTTCATCAAAACCACGTTTTGTTCAGTATATTACTTATCACCAGATAGACCACCAGGATCAGGAAGTTTGGATATAA